Within Mycobacterium heckeshornense, the genomic segment CGCTGAGTCTGCGACCGAGCACCGTCCGACACATAGACCTGGACCTGCGCCGATTCGGAATCTGGCTGGCCGACACCCACCCCGACGTCACCGGCTGCGCTGATCTCCGGCGCGAACACATCGAGGCATTCAAGGCGTGGCTGTGCACGCACGCCAGGCCATCCACCGGCAAGCCGCTCAACCGGGTCAGCATCAAGAACACGCTGATCAACCTGCACTGCTTTCTCACCCGGATCGCCGAGTGGGGCTACCCGGACGCGCCGACCAGGGCACTGATGTTCCCCGGCGACCTGCCCATCATCGACAAGCCGCTGCCGCGGTTCCTCGACGACGCCGCAGCAGCCAAGTTGCTGCGCGCTACCCGCAGCGAGGCCGATCCGCTGTCTCGGCTGATCGTTGAATTGCTTGCCCGCACCGGGATACGCCGCAGCGAGCTGCTGGCCCTCACCGTCGACGCCGTCGTGCAGATCGGATCCGCCTACTGGCTGCGCATCCCGATCGGCAAGTTGCACAACGACCGCTACATCCCGCTGCACCCACAGCTCAAAGAACTCCTTGATGACTGGATCGCCAACCATAGACCCAATGGGTTGCGCACCAATCACCTTCTGATCGAACACAGACGGCCGATTAGCCATCACCGCGTCACTTCGGCGTTGCGCCGCGTCGCGGGCGCGGCCGGCATCGGCAACGCCACCGCGCATCAACTGCGACACACGCTAGCCACCCAGGCGGTGAATCGGGGCATGAGCCTGGATGCGATCGCAGCGCTGCTCGGACATTATGCGGGTGATCTTGTCAAGTGCGTCTTGTCAGGAGGCGGTTTGATCGAGTCGGGCGAGCAGTCCGTCGAACACTTTCTGGCGGCCGAGCTGTCCTTTCTCGGCAGCGTCGTCGCGTTGTGCCTGCAGAGTGGGCCGGAAGGCGATGGTGGTCTGAAAGAAGGTGCAGGATTCGCAGATGGATTCGAAGTGGCAGTCCAGGCCGACGGGTCGGGCGCAGTAGCCGTTACCGAGCATCCGACGGTGCATCTCGGCGCGGAGCTTTCGCATTTCGGCGCCTTCGGCGTCGGCGGGAAGTGCGCGCGGCTGATCGTAGAGGGCCTCGACCTTTTCGCTGACGGTGAAGTATTCGTCGGCGACGGTGCGATCGGCGATTCGAGCGTAAACGAGCGTCATCCGCATAGATCGGTGACCCAACAGCGCGGCCAGCGCTTCCAGCGACATACCGCGGTTGATCGCCTGGGTTGCCAAGGTATGTCTGAGACGATGGGGCGAAACACGGCCGATGCCAGCCACTTTCGCGGTTTCAGCGACGGCCCGATCGACGCGGCCCTCCCCGATGCGTTGGCCGTACTCAACGAACAGGTAGCAGCTGCGCAGGCTGACGGGTCGGGCGGCGAGCCATTCGTCGAGGAGATCCTTGAGTTGGGGATGCAACGGAATGTACCGGTCGTTGCGCAGTTTCCCGAGCGGCACGTGCAACCAGTACGCGGCCCCGATCTGCACCACGGAATCGACTGTGAGATCGAGGAATTCGCCCTTACGCAGGCCGGTGCGGGCCAGGAACTCCACGCACAGCCGGACAAACGGGTCGTCGGCGGCGCGCGCGGCCTGCAGCAGCTTGGTGAACGCGGCGTCGTCGAGGAAGCGGGGCAGCGGCTCGTCGCGGATCGGCAGGTCGCCGGCGAACACGAGCACGCGGGCGGGAATATCGTCGCCGTCCCATTCGGTGAGCCGGTCGAAGCAGGTGCGCAGGGTGCCGAGATGTTCGGCGAGACTGATCTTGGACAACCGGCCGCCGCGCGCCGAAGGACGGGTGGCCAGGTGCAGCTTGTAGGCCTCGATGTGTGCCCGACGCAGGTCAGCAACACAGACCACCTCGGGGGCGTTCGCGGCCAGCCAGCCGGCGAACTCCCGCAGCACGCCCTCGACACGCACCATCGTCGAGGCCCGCAGCGACAGCCGCGTCTGGGCGATGTAACCGGTCAGGGTGGCCGCCAGCCGCGGCGGAACCGCCGCCCACTGGGCGGCCCGCTCAGCCGAGCGGTTTGGGCTGGTCTTGCGGGGCGCGCTGTCGAGGACGCCGAGGTGGAACAGGGTGGTCTGCGCACCGAACAGCGCCGCGCTCAGTGCTTTGGCGCCGTGGCTGCCGGGTCGGTGACGAGTTATCGCGGCACTCAACGCTTTTCGCTGCTCATCGATCACCGGCTGGGTCAGCTGCTCGGGAGTCAGCCCGGCCAGCGCGGCCACCTTGGCCAGCGCCGACCACTGCAGGCGGGTCACGATGGGATCAAACCCGAGCTCGGTGGAGGTCGCGACGAACCGTTGGTGGAATCCGCGGTGATGATGGGCGGCGACTTCGCCGAGGTAGGGCCGGCACGCCACGAGATAGTCCGGGCTGGGCCGCAGCCGTCCCGTCACGATCAGCCAACCAACCACCCGTCGATCCTTCAGCGGCAAAGCGCACTGGGTTGCCAGCGGCAACGCAGACCAGCCCGCCACACCCACGCGGGTGAAGAACGTGCGGGCCACCGAGGTCACCGGATGTCCGGCGAACATCCCGGCCGCAACCAGGTCGGCCCGATACGCCTCGACGAGCTCTTCGATGTCGGGGCGATGTGCTGGTGAGCGGTTCATGCCTCGGCCGCCTCACCGGAGGCGACGACCTGCGCCTCGATCGCTTCGGCGGCCCGCAGGTACTCCCGTTCCAACCAGTCGTTGGCCAGGTGCAGGTAGATGCGGGTGGAGTCGATCGAGGCGTGGCCGGCCTGGGCTTGGATCGCCTCCAGTGCCATCCCCGCCTCCCGCAGCCGGGTGAAACAGGTGTGCCGCAGCTGATGGCACGTCGCCTGGGTCAGCCCGGCGCGAGCGCGCGCACCGTCGAGGATCTCGTCCAGACCGGCGGCCGACAACGGCTCGCCACGCCGGGGCCCCTTCAACACCACGAACACCCGATCGGTCGACGTCCGCGGCCGCTCCTGATCCAGATAGTCCCCCAGCGATGCGAAGAACCGCGCCGATACCGGCACCATCCGCTGCCGACCGCCCTTGCCTTCGGCCACGAACACCCGCCGCTCGCCGGCGTTGACGTCGTCGAGGCGCAGGCCCAGCACCTCGCAGCGTCGCAGTCCACCCAGCAGCATCGCCTCGACCATGGCCCGGTCGCGGTGGGTGCGCAGCGCCGCCCGCAGCGCGTCGACCTCGCTTGGCGCCAGCACCCGGGGCAGCGTGCGCGGGGTGCGGATCAACGCCATCCCGCCCTTCCCGCGCCGAGCACCGGGGCGGCGGGCGGCCAGGCTGGTCGGCACCGGGTTGCGGCTTACGCCGGTGTCACCGCGGGCCGCGAGGTAGGCATACAGGCCACGCACACTGGACAACCGGCGGGCGATCGTGCGCGCCGCCAGGCCCGGCTCGCCGTCCTCCAACCGCACCACCCGCTCACCCAAACGGGCAGTGCGTTGAAACGCCAAGAACGCGAACACATCTGCGGCGCTCACCTGGGTCGGTTCCT encodes:
- a CDS encoding tyrosine-type recombinase/integrase, whose translation is MPCLVRHHRGAELAAITLGHPLLDDYLAFVAARARTNTWLAVASDLKIFFGVVAKEPTQVSAADVFAFLAFQRTARLGERVVRLEDGEPGLAARTIARRLSSVRGLYAYLAARGDTGVSRNPVPTSLAARRPGARRGKGGMALIRTPRTLPRVLAPSEVDALRAALRTHRDRAMVEAMLLGGLRRCEVLGLRLDDVNAGERRVFVAEGKGGRQRMVPVSARFFASLGDYLDQERPRTSTDRVFVVLKGPRRGEPLSAAGLDEILDGARARAGLTQATCHQLRHTCFTRLREAGMALEAIQAQAGHASIDSTRIYLHLANDWLEREYLRAAEAIEAQVVASGEAAEA
- a CDS encoding tyrosine-type recombinase/integrase, which gives rise to MNRSPAHRPDIEELVEAYRADLVAAGMFAGHPVTSVARTFFTRVGVAGWSALPLATQCALPLKDRRVVGWLIVTGRLRPSPDYLVACRPYLGEVAAHHHRGFHQRFVATSTELGFDPIVTRLQWSALAKVAALAGLTPEQLTQPVIDEQRKALSAAITRHRPGSHGAKALSAALFGAQTTLFHLGVLDSAPRKTSPNRSAERAAQWAAVPPRLAATLTGYIAQTRLSLRASTMVRVEGVLREFAGWLAANAPEVVCVADLRRAHIEAYKLHLATRPSARGGRLSKISLAEHLGTLRTCFDRLTEWDGDDIPARVLVFAGDLPIRDEPLPRFLDDAAFTKLLQAARAADDPFVRLCVEFLARTGLRKGEFLDLTVDSVVQIGAAYWLHVPLGKLRNDRYIPLHPQLKDLLDEWLAARPVSLRSCYLFVEYGQRIGEGRVDRAVAETAKVAGIGRVSPHRLRHTLATQAINRGMSLEALAALLGHRSMRMTLVYARIADRTVADEYFTVSEKVEALYDQPRALPADAEGAEMRKLRAEMHRRMLGNGYCARPVGLDCHFESICESCTFFQTTIAFRPTLQAQRDDAAEKGQLGRQKVFDGLLARLDQTAS